One stretch of Amycolatopsis sp. NBC_00345 DNA includes these proteins:
- a CDS encoding patatin-like phospholipase family protein → MHPVLELITERLATGSVPGQRTDSRRLVLAIEGGSSRGTYSSGMVLALDELGATPAFDAVYGSSAGALNGAWLLCGRSQTGVRTWWNPTVMRRIINPLHTLRGRAVIDLEYLVHQVYSVLEPMDFPAILANPVTFHPLATDADTGESTDLYPFIDDVDGIKTALAASSCMPVLAGPPIAMGGRRFVDAGVAEPLPFRTALAQGATDVLVLRTRREDEVPVPPPRVQDVVVPRFLRRQAPGTITAWHEQYERDLEDERLLREDPRLVSVRPPAGSPDVGALERDPAVLRRAVELGHEAVYAALELLRKAS, encoded by the coding sequence GTGCACCCGGTACTCGAACTGATCACCGAACGGCTTGCGACGGGCAGTGTTCCGGGACAGCGGACGGATTCGCGCCGCCTCGTGCTCGCGATCGAGGGCGGCAGCAGCCGCGGCACCTACTCCAGCGGCATGGTGCTGGCGCTCGACGAACTGGGCGCGACCCCCGCGTTCGACGCCGTCTACGGCTCCTCGGCCGGCGCGCTCAACGGCGCCTGGCTGCTCTGCGGCCGGTCCCAGACGGGCGTGCGGACCTGGTGGAACCCGACGGTCATGCGGCGGATCATCAACCCGCTGCACACCCTGCGCGGGCGCGCGGTGATCGACCTGGAGTACCTCGTGCACCAGGTCTACTCGGTGCTGGAGCCGATGGACTTCCCGGCGATCCTCGCCAACCCCGTCACGTTCCACCCGCTGGCCACCGACGCGGACACCGGCGAGTCCACCGACCTGTACCCGTTCATCGACGACGTCGATGGGATCAAGACGGCGCTCGCCGCCTCCTCCTGCATGCCCGTGCTGGCCGGCCCGCCGATCGCGATGGGCGGGCGCCGGTTCGTCGACGCGGGCGTCGCGGAGCCGCTGCCGTTCCGGACCGCGCTGGCCCAGGGCGCGACCGACGTGCTGGTGCTGCGGACCCGCCGCGAGGACGAGGTCCCGGTGCCGCCCCCGCGCGTGCAGGACGTTGTCGTGCCCCGGTTCCTGCGCCGCCAGGCGCCCGGCACGATCACCGCGTGGCACGAGCAGTACGAACGCGATCTCGAAGACGAGCGTTTGCTCCGCGAGGACCCGCGCCTGGTGAGCGTCCGCCCCCCGGCGGGCTCCCCGGACGTCGGCGCCCTGGAGCGCGATCCCGCCGTGCTGCGCCGCGCGGTCGAGCTGGGTCACGAAGCTGTGTACGCGGCGCTTGAGTTGCTGCGTAAGGCTTCTTAG
- a CDS encoding FUSC family protein encodes MTRPDFAAPHWLVQLLRPKPVPIPWNMVARAVIALATPLAVAYAAGDIAVGALISTGALPAVLSEAAGPYRYRARRLGGATLAAVAGYFVGLLTGGSPAWSIPAVVLVAAVSALISAAGSNASVAALQMFVFCVLGTAQHATGLRVEVLFGYFCAGAAWSLLVALVTWTVRATSSERTAVAHVYIELAAMLSATDEPTSRAARNQLTTAMNTAYDRLLTARSWLSGRDAAYRQLLNQLSATTPAVEASVALVNAGRRPPGDVIEYLTGAAASVLATQPLPPPPPAPEEGADPVLKALYAGLARIEKGDDRQRRATVSPYRRVREWAGSLVSGPLTWVAALRLTVCVAVAEVVALLVPFERTYWITLTVGVVLKPDFGSVFGRAVLRGLGTVAGVGLGAVVLAVGARGWLLVVLIALFAGGAAVGKVRNYGMLGTFVTPLIILQMDLANTGSWTVVLARLVDTVSGCLIVLVIGYLLWPGSRRPQVGGRLADSFDTVASYVRCALVVASSGEARLARSRARRAAYRALSDLRTAFQQVIVEPSQAGRQAVAWWPVIAGLERVADAVTEVAVTLGRDVPPPPPEDVSLLTAALAELGAAVREQREPASVPLPDGDQLSGVVDQLSTTFDAVRGPDLVERTPSRLVRRFLPYHRRT; translated from the coding sequence GTGACGCGCCCCGACTTCGCCGCACCCCACTGGCTGGTCCAGCTCCTGCGCCCGAAACCGGTGCCCATTCCCTGGAACATGGTGGCCCGCGCGGTGATCGCACTGGCGACGCCGCTGGCTGTCGCGTACGCGGCGGGGGACATCGCCGTCGGCGCGCTGATTTCGACGGGTGCCCTGCCGGCGGTGCTGTCCGAGGCCGCCGGCCCCTACCGCTACCGCGCCCGGCGGCTGGGCGGCGCGACGCTCGCGGCCGTCGCGGGGTACTTCGTCGGCCTGCTGACGGGCGGCTCACCGGCCTGGTCGATCCCGGCGGTCGTGCTGGTCGCGGCCGTCTCGGCGCTGATCAGCGCGGCCGGCAGCAACGCGTCGGTGGCGGCGCTGCAGATGTTCGTGTTCTGCGTGCTCGGCACCGCCCAGCACGCGACCGGCCTGCGGGTGGAGGTGCTGTTCGGCTACTTCTGCGCGGGCGCGGCGTGGAGCCTGCTGGTCGCGCTGGTGACGTGGACCGTGCGCGCCACCAGCTCCGAGCGCACGGCCGTCGCGCACGTGTACATCGAGCTCGCCGCCATGCTGTCGGCCACCGACGAGCCGACCTCGCGCGCCGCCCGCAACCAGCTCACGACGGCCATGAACACGGCGTACGACCGCCTGCTGACGGCCCGCTCGTGGCTCTCCGGCCGCGACGCCGCGTACCGGCAGCTGCTGAACCAGCTGTCCGCCACCACCCCCGCCGTGGAGGCCTCGGTCGCGCTGGTGAATGCGGGCCGCCGCCCGCCCGGCGACGTCATCGAGTACCTCACCGGCGCCGCGGCGTCGGTGCTGGCGACCCAGCCGTTGCCTCCTCCGCCGCCCGCGCCGGAGGAGGGCGCCGACCCGGTGCTGAAGGCGTTGTACGCGGGCCTCGCGCGGATCGAGAAGGGCGACGACCGGCAGCGCCGCGCGACTGTGTCGCCGTACCGCCGGGTGCGGGAGTGGGCGGGCTCGCTGGTGTCCGGCCCGCTGACCTGGGTCGCCGCACTGCGGCTGACGGTGTGCGTCGCGGTGGCCGAAGTGGTGGCGCTGCTGGTGCCGTTCGAGCGGACGTACTGGATCACGCTGACCGTCGGTGTCGTGCTGAAGCCGGACTTCGGCTCGGTCTTCGGCCGCGCGGTACTGCGCGGGCTGGGCACGGTGGCGGGCGTCGGCCTCGGGGCGGTGGTGCTCGCGGTGGGGGCGCGCGGCTGGCTGCTGGTGGTGCTGATCGCGCTCTTCGCGGGCGGCGCCGCGGTGGGGAAGGTGCGCAACTACGGCATGCTCGGCACCTTCGTGACGCCGCTGATCATCCTGCAGATGGACCTCGCGAACACCGGCAGCTGGACGGTGGTGCTCGCGCGGCTGGTCGACACGGTCTCGGGCTGCCTGATCGTGCTCGTGATCGGTTACCTGCTCTGGCCGGGCTCACGGCGGCCGCAGGTCGGCGGACGGCTCGCGGACAGCTTCGACACGGTCGCGTCCTACGTCCGCTGCGCGCTGGTGGTCGCGTCGTCGGGGGAGGCGCGACTGGCCCGTTCGCGCGCCCGCCGCGCCGCCTACCGCGCGCTTTCGGACCTGCGGACGGCGTTCCAGCAGGTGATCGTGGAGCCCTCGCAGGCGGGACGGCAGGCCGTGGCGTGGTGGCCGGTGATCGCGGGGCTGGAACGCGTGGCGGACGCTGTCACGGAGGTCGCGGTAACCCTGGGCCGCGACGTGCCCCCACCGCCGCCCGAGGACGTCTCCCTGCTGACGGCCGCCTTGGCCGAGCTGGGCGCGGCCGTCCGCGAACAACGCGAGCCGGCGTCGGTCCCCCTGCCGGACGGCGACCAGCTTTCCGGCGTCGTCGACCAGCTGAGCACGACCTTCGACGCGGTCCGCGGCCCGGACCTGGTGGAACGCACTCCGTCCCGCCTGGTGCGGCGATTCCTCCCGTACCACCGGCGCACCTGA
- a CDS encoding prephenate dehydrogenase, with product MTPVRDVCVIGLGLIGGSLLRASAASGRTTWGAAVSEGDADAASRAGYDVTTDVEAALHRAAAADALVVLAVPLPAVENLLRLVAQHAAHCLLTDVVSVKGPMLDAVRRRAPYTRYVGGHPMTGTAESGWLAGEESLFQGAAWVVGVEEDTDLEAWAEVARLVLDVGAFAVPLPADSHDETIARISHLPHLFAAILATVGAQGGPLAMSLAAGSYRDGTRVAGSAPDLVRAMTEGNRDALLPVVDEALGRLGAARGSLASTGGLAATINAGHEGALALSAARDAARSGVRISLTAPDARDGLIALGERGGHITALDEDVAVGEVN from the coding sequence ATGACCCCCGTGCGAGACGTATGCGTGATCGGGCTCGGGCTCATCGGCGGGTCGCTCCTGCGGGCCTCGGCGGCGAGCGGCAGGACGACGTGGGGCGCGGCGGTGTCCGAAGGGGACGCCGACGCCGCGAGCCGCGCCGGCTACGACGTGACCACCGACGTGGAGGCCGCGCTGCACCGGGCCGCGGCGGCCGACGCGCTGGTCGTGCTGGCCGTGCCGCTGCCCGCGGTCGAGAACCTGCTGCGGCTGGTCGCGCAGCACGCGGCGCACTGCCTTCTGACCGACGTCGTCAGCGTGAAGGGCCCGATGCTGGACGCCGTGCGGCGGCGGGCGCCGTACACGCGTTACGTGGGCGGGCACCCGATGACCGGGACGGCCGAGTCGGGCTGGCTGGCCGGCGAAGAGTCGCTGTTCCAGGGCGCGGCGTGGGTGGTCGGCGTCGAGGAGGACACGGACCTCGAGGCGTGGGCGGAGGTCGCGCGGCTGGTGCTGGACGTCGGCGCGTTCGCCGTGCCGTTGCCCGCGGACTCGCACGACGAGACGATCGCCCGGATCTCGCACCTGCCGCACCTGTTCGCCGCGATCCTCGCGACGGTCGGCGCGCAGGGCGGCCCGCTGGCGATGTCGCTGGCCGCGGGCTCGTACCGCGACGGCACCCGCGTGGCGGGCTCGGCGCCCGACCTGGTCCGCGCCATGACGGAAGGCAACCGCGACGCCCTGCTCCCGGTCGTCGACGAGGCCCTCGGCCGCCTCGGCGCGGCGCGCGGCTCCCTCGCCTCGACCGGCGGCCTGGCCGCGACGATCAACGCGGGCCACGAGGGCGCCCTGGCCCTCTCGGCCGCCCGCGACGCCGCGCGCTCCGGCGTCCGCATCAGCCTGACCGCCCCGGACGCCCGCGACGGCCTCATCGCCCTCGGCGAGCGCGGCGGGCACATCACGGCCCTGGACGAGGACGTCGCCGTCGGCGAAGTCAACTGA
- a CDS encoding SAM-dependent methyltransferase: protein MIERDEALRAVENSLDRPSAARVYDYFIGGSTNWAIDRAFAEKVRTRLPLMGDYCMTSRQFLGRAVRECVRHGVHQFVDIGSGLPTAGNVHEVADEERPEHDVHVLYIDNEPVALAHSQILLADTADPERHQAIAADLLQPEELWDRVMDSDVIDVRRPVALIVNAVLHFIKDDQDPDGLLEYYRHRLAPGSLLVLSQMTNENPVDDDERQALADLLEYYESTTNPGVLRTMADFERFFGGWPLLKPGLVYAPAWHPDKATVFAKVPSESRVIGGVARKPSL from the coding sequence ATGATCGAACGAGACGAAGCCCTTCGGGCCGTGGAAAACAGCCTCGACCGGCCGTCGGCGGCCCGGGTCTACGACTACTTCATCGGCGGCTCGACGAACTGGGCGATCGACCGCGCGTTCGCCGAGAAGGTGCGCACGCGGCTGCCGCTGATGGGCGACTACTGCATGACCAGCCGGCAGTTCCTCGGCCGCGCCGTGCGCGAGTGCGTGCGGCACGGCGTCCACCAGTTCGTCGACATCGGCTCCGGCCTGCCGACGGCGGGCAACGTCCACGAGGTCGCCGACGAGGAACGCCCGGAACACGACGTGCACGTGCTCTACATCGACAACGAGCCCGTCGCGCTGGCCCACTCCCAGATCCTGCTCGCTGACACCGCCGACCCGGAGCGGCACCAGGCGATCGCCGCGGACCTGCTGCAGCCCGAAGAGCTGTGGGACCGCGTGATGGACTCCGACGTGATCGACGTCCGCCGCCCGGTCGCCCTGATCGTCAACGCCGTGCTGCACTTCATCAAGGACGACCAGGACCCGGACGGCCTGCTGGAGTACTACCGCCACCGCCTCGCCCCCGGCTCGCTGCTGGTGCTGTCGCAGATGACCAACGAGAACCCGGTCGACGACGACGAGCGCCAGGCACTGGCCGACCTGCTGGAGTACTACGAGTCCACCACCAACCCCGGTGTGCTGCGCACGATGGCCGACTTCGAACGCTTCTTCGGCGGCTGGCCGCTGCTGAAGCCCGGGCTGGTTTACGCGCCGGCGTGGCACCCGGACAAGGCGACAGTGTTCGCGAAGGTCCCTTCGGAGTCCCGCGTGATCGGCGGAGTGGCTCGGAAACCGTCGCTCTGA
- a CDS encoding MarR family winged helix-turn-helix transcriptional regulator: MTDQDHGETGSLLLDDQLCFGLYSASRAVTSLYRVLLEPLDLTYPQYLVMLALWEHDKQQVKELGAALNLDSGTLSPLLKRLEKAGLVRRDRQADDERSVRITLTDDGVALRAKAERIPSHIGAAMGFDDKTLGRMRASMDQLTASVNAYRESFSPA, translated from the coding sequence ATGACCGACCAGGACCACGGCGAAACCGGTTCGCTGCTACTCGACGACCAGCTCTGCTTCGGGCTGTACTCCGCGTCGCGTGCTGTGACGTCGCTCTACCGCGTCCTGCTCGAACCGCTTGACCTCACGTACCCGCAGTACCTGGTGATGCTGGCGCTGTGGGAGCACGACAAGCAACAGGTCAAGGAGCTCGGAGCCGCGTTGAACCTCGACTCCGGCACCCTCTCGCCGCTGCTCAAGCGACTGGAGAAAGCGGGCCTCGTACGCCGTGACCGCCAGGCCGACGACGAGCGTTCCGTCCGCATCACCCTCACCGACGACGGCGTCGCCCTGCGTGCGAAGGCCGAGCGGATCCCGTCGCACATCGGTGCCGCGATGGGCTTCGACGACAAGACGCTGGGCCGGATGCGCGCCTCGATGGACCAGCTGACCGCCTCCGTCAACGCCTACCGGGAATCGTTCAGCCCGGCCTGA
- a CDS encoding PadR family transcriptional regulator, which translates to MALEHAILVSLSERSGSGYELARRFEKSIGLFWSATHQQIYRVLKRMEEAGWVAVDVVAQEGRPDKKVYTVGAAGRAELRRWLAEPDPSSGPQELAVKIRGASFGDAHAVAAEITRHRDVHAERLDVYRQIEKRDFPAPAGLRGQPLHQYLVLRGGIRVEEGQVEWFEEILTALNDAASPHSASHHTASHHTASHQDKDRS; encoded by the coding sequence ATGGCACTGGAGCACGCGATCCTCGTCTCGCTGTCCGAACGCTCGGGCTCGGGTTACGAGCTGGCGCGCCGCTTCGAGAAGTCCATCGGCCTGTTCTGGAGCGCCACCCACCAGCAGATCTACCGCGTGCTGAAGCGGATGGAGGAGGCCGGCTGGGTGGCCGTGGACGTCGTCGCGCAGGAAGGCCGACCGGACAAGAAGGTCTACACCGTCGGCGCGGCCGGGCGGGCCGAGCTGCGGCGCTGGCTGGCCGAGCCCGACCCGTCTTCGGGGCCGCAAGAGCTGGCCGTGAAGATCCGCGGCGCGTCCTTCGGCGACGCGCACGCCGTCGCCGCCGAGATCACCCGTCACCGCGACGTGCACGCCGAACGCCTCGACGTCTACCGCCAGATCGAGAAGCGCGACTTTCCCGCGCCCGCCGGTCTGCGCGGGCAGCCGCTGCACCAGTACCTCGTGCTGCGCGGCGGCATCCGCGTGGAAGAGGGCCAGGTGGAGTGGTTCGAGGAGATCCTGACCGCGTTGAACGACGCTGCGTCCCCTCACAGCGCGTCCCACCACACCGCGTCCCACCACACCGCGTCTCATCAAGACAAGGACCGCTCATGA
- a CDS encoding antitoxin codes for MGINFDEIKNKAQDALREHGDKIEEGLDKAAGFAKSKVDGHDSKIDGGVEKAKGFLDKFSGKPDEGEQPPAAPPQQP; via the coding sequence ATGGGCATCAACTTCGACGAGATCAAGAACAAGGCCCAGGACGCCCTGCGCGAGCACGGCGACAAGATCGAGGAGGGCCTCGACAAGGCCGCCGGCTTCGCGAAGTCCAAGGTCGACGGGCACGATTCCAAGATCGACGGCGGGGTCGAGAAGGCCAAGGGCTTCCTGGACAAGTTCAGCGGCAAGCCCGACGAGGGTGAGCAGCCGCCTGCCGCTCCGCCGCAGCAGCCGTAG
- a CDS encoding polysaccharide deacetylase family protein, translating to MVRRCLVVAVVGLLGLTACSSPAEQAGQPSQPNPAAAAAPTPAPGGPYPFGTVQAKAPAVKDGKVGVVRRITTDKPYVFITMDDGAVKDPSALEEIQHSGGHPVLFLNQRYVKGHEAYFKSILDTTGAVLGDHTVNHPNLKGKPLAFQQKEICDDADAFKTGLGVRPTLFRPPFGNYDQNTLQAAANCGMRVAVLWSASVNDGVVQFQVGDKLRPGDIVLMHFRKTFKEDYEAFLAQAKKDGLTPVPLADFLG from the coding sequence ATGGTGCGGCGTTGTCTGGTTGTGGCGGTGGTGGGCCTTTTAGGACTGACGGCCTGTTCGTCACCCGCCGAGCAGGCGGGCCAGCCCAGTCAGCCGAATCCCGCGGCGGCCGCGGCCCCCACGCCGGCGCCCGGCGGGCCCTACCCGTTCGGCACCGTGCAGGCGAAAGCACCGGCTGTCAAGGACGGCAAGGTCGGCGTGGTCCGCCGCATCACCACGGACAAGCCGTACGTCTTCATCACCATGGACGACGGCGCGGTGAAGGACCCGTCCGCACTCGAGGAGATCCAGCACTCGGGCGGTCACCCGGTGCTGTTCCTGAACCAGCGTTACGTCAAGGGACACGAGGCGTACTTCAAGTCCATCTTGGACACCACCGGCGCGGTGCTCGGGGACCACACCGTCAACCACCCGAACCTCAAGGGCAAGCCGCTCGCCTTCCAGCAGAAGGAGATCTGCGACGACGCCGACGCCTTCAAGACCGGGCTCGGCGTCCGCCCCACGCTCTTCCGCCCGCCGTTCGGCAACTACGACCAGAACACCCTGCAAGCCGCGGCGAACTGCGGCATGCGCGTCGCGGTCCTCTGGTCCGCCTCGGTGAACGACGGCGTGGTCCAGTTCCAGGTCGGCGACAAGCTCCGCCCCGGCGACATCGTCCTGATGCACTTCCGCAAGACCTTCAAAGAGGACTACGAGGCTTTCCTCGCGCAGGCCAAAAAGGACGGCCTGACGCCGGTGCCGCTCGCGGACTTCCTCGGCTGA
- a CDS encoding SRPBCC family protein, with translation MPGRRYSFEVNRVSKATPAALFRLESDGSLWSTWARPLIVQSRWASRGAEDAGGVGAIRELGLWPLLVREETLEYEPDRRHVYTLAGPAPFKDYRAEVLFTPNAAGGTDLRWTGSFTESVPGAGPIARAALSGLIRILSAQLVKAAENGR, from the coding sequence ATGCCGGGTCGCCGCTATTCGTTCGAGGTCAACCGGGTGAGCAAAGCCACCCCGGCCGCGCTGTTCCGGCTGGAGAGCGACGGTTCACTGTGGTCGACCTGGGCCCGCCCGCTGATCGTCCAGTCCCGCTGGGCCAGTCGCGGCGCCGAGGACGCGGGCGGCGTCGGCGCGATCCGTGAACTCGGGCTGTGGCCGTTGCTGGTGCGCGAGGAGACGTTGGAGTACGAGCCCGACCGGCGGCACGTCTACACCCTGGCCGGCCCGGCGCCGTTCAAGGACTACCGCGCGGAGGTGCTCTTCACCCCGAACGCCGCGGGCGGCACGGACCTGCGCTGGACGGGCTCGTTCACCGAGTCGGTGCCCGGCGCCGGCCCGATCGCGCGCGCCGCGCTGAGCGGCTTGATCAGGATCCTCTCGGCACAACTGGTCAAAGCGGCCGAGAACGGGCGTTGA
- a CDS encoding NADPH-dependent 2,4-dienoyl-CoA reductase, with product MTPYPHLLAPLDLGFTTLRNRVLMGSMHTGLEDRAKHFPELAEYYAERARGGVGLIVTGGFAPNRTGWLLPFASKLSTPAEARQHRQLTAPVHEAGGKIALQILHAGRYSYNPLSVSASSIKAPINPFRPRSLTGYGVHRQIRAFADSAALAREAGYDGVEIMGSEGYLINQFLAERTNKRTDGWGGTPEKRRRFAVEVVRRTREAVGPDFIIIYRLSMLDLVPGGQSWDDVVALAKDVEAAGATIINTGIGWHEARVPTIVTSVPRAAFTWVTGKLKPHVSIPVVTSNRINMPQVAEEALAGGDADLVSMARPFLADPEWIRKAETGREDEINTCIACNQACLDHAFGRKPVSCMVNPRAGHETTLTLAPARRAKHVAVVGAGPAGLAAATALGERGHSVELFEADNQVGGQFGIARLIPGKEEFAETIRYYTRRLEVTGVKVHLGTRVTAADLTGFDEVVLATGVTPRVPSLPGIDHPKVLSYVDVVRHGRPVGERVAVIGAGGIGVDVSEFLTHASSPALDRDAWMAEWGVTDPELAAGGLGTARPEPSPRQVYLLQRKKGPIGASLGKTSGWVHRAALKAKGVERISGVAYERVDDAGLHITVDGAPRLLEVDTVVVCAGQEPVRDLVAGLDGVPVHLVGGADVAVELDAKRAIDQGTRLAATL from the coding sequence ATGACGCCGTACCCGCACCTGCTCGCCCCGCTCGACCTGGGCTTCACGACGCTGCGCAACCGCGTGCTCATGGGCTCGATGCACACCGGGCTGGAGGACCGCGCGAAGCATTTCCCCGAGCTGGCGGAGTACTACGCGGAACGTGCGCGCGGCGGCGTCGGGCTGATCGTCACCGGCGGGTTCGCGCCGAACCGGACGGGCTGGCTGCTGCCGTTCGCCTCGAAGCTGTCGACGCCGGCGGAGGCCCGGCAGCACCGGCAGCTGACCGCGCCCGTGCACGAGGCCGGGGGCAAGATCGCGCTGCAGATCCTGCACGCGGGCCGGTACTCGTACAACCCGCTGAGCGTTTCGGCGTCGAGCATCAAGGCGCCGATCAACCCGTTCCGGCCGCGTTCGCTGACCGGTTACGGCGTGCACCGCCAGATCCGCGCCTTCGCGGACAGTGCCGCGCTCGCGCGTGAAGCCGGGTACGACGGCGTCGAGATCATGGGCAGCGAGGGCTACCTGATCAACCAGTTCCTGGCCGAGCGGACCAACAAACGCACCGACGGCTGGGGCGGCACGCCGGAGAAGCGGCGGCGGTTCGCGGTCGAGGTCGTGCGGCGGACGCGCGAGGCGGTGGGCCCCGACTTCATCATCATCTACCGGCTGTCCATGCTCGACCTGGTGCCGGGCGGCCAGAGCTGGGACGACGTGGTCGCGCTGGCGAAGGACGTCGAGGCCGCGGGCGCCACGATCATCAACACCGGCATCGGCTGGCACGAGGCGCGGGTGCCGACGATCGTCACGTCGGTGCCACGCGCGGCGTTCACCTGGGTGACCGGGAAGCTGAAGCCGCACGTGTCGATCCCGGTCGTCACCTCGAACCGGATCAACATGCCGCAGGTCGCCGAGGAGGCGCTGGCCGGTGGTGACGCCGACCTGGTGTCGATGGCCCGGCCGTTCCTCGCCGACCCCGAGTGGATCCGCAAGGCCGAGACCGGGCGCGAGGACGAGATCAACACCTGCATCGCGTGCAACCAGGCCTGCCTGGACCACGCGTTCGGCCGCAAGCCGGTGTCCTGCATGGTCAACCCGCGCGCGGGCCACGAGACCACGTTGACGCTGGCGCCGGCGCGGCGGGCCAAGCACGTCGCGGTGGTCGGCGCCGGACCGGCCGGGCTCGCGGCGGCGACGGCGCTGGGCGAGCGGGGCCACAGCGTCGAGCTGTTCGAGGCCGACAACCAGGTCGGCGGCCAGTTCGGCATCGCGCGGCTGATCCCGGGCAAGGAGGAGTTCGCCGAGACCATCCGCTACTACACGCGGCGGCTGGAGGTCACCGGTGTGAAGGTGCACCTCGGCACGCGGGTGACCGCGGCGGACCTGACCGGGTTCGACGAGGTCGTGCTCGCCACGGGCGTCACGCCGCGGGTGCCGTCGCTGCCGGGCATCGATCACCCGAAAGTGCTGTCCTATGTGGACGTCGTCCGGCACGGCAGGCCCGTCGGCGAGCGGGTCGCGGTGATCGGCGCGGGCGGGATCGGGGTGGACGTGAGCGAGTTCCTCACGCACGCGTCGTCGCCCGCGCTCGACCGCGACGCGTGGATGGCCGAATGGGGCGTCACCGACCCGGAGCTGGCCGCGGGCGGGCTCGGTACGGCACGGCCCGAGCCGTCGCCACGGCAGGTCTACCTGCTGCAACGCAAGAAGGGGCCGATCGGCGCGAGCCTGGGCAAGACGTCCGGCTGGGTGCACCGGGCGGCGCTGAAGGCGAAGGGCGTCGAGCGGATTTCGGGTGTCGCCTACGAGCGGGTCGACGACGCCGGGCTGCACATCACCGTCGACGGGGCGCCGCGGCTGCTGGAGGTGGACACCGTGGTGGTCTGCGCCGGTCAGGAGCCCGTGCGGGACCTGGTGGCCGGGCTGGACGGCGTGCCCGTGCACCTGGTCGGCGGGGCCGACGTGGCGGTGGAGCTGGACGCGAAACGCGCCATCGACCAGGGGACACGGCTCGCGGCCACGCTGTGA